A region of Paenibacillus sp. 37 DNA encodes the following proteins:
- a CDS encoding ComEC/Rec2 family competence protein, producing MKGRPLLSFTICWLCGSGIACALTGWTLIWGLIGALACLPLLLRFIDVRGWSVLFLLAAFIGGAAHWEWNDSRNHSSLPETLHIAAYELDGWSAEIQGELVSDVRIDGDRADFKIQMSAILPLSDSSADTDLAASSAFNIDEQLMVQVRLLEEEEQQAAAGWNRGDLITLNGSFVLPGEARNFGGFDYRSYLRTLHIHWLFKVKGASSVTVVAPEGLGQYNVLRWTDWTRHKLGLAVEQLFPEPHAGYMKGLIIGMATDIDPGTYGQFSQLGLTHILAISGTHVAVYVASLLLILSWLRLTRETALTIVLILVPAYVLLSGGSPSVIRAGIMSMIGLYMARRGLARDGLQMISAAALLMMWWDPYFLLSVSFQLSFLVTAGLMIYMPLINRLFSSWPKSLAATASVTVTAQLISFPVTILYFNQFSLLSFVANFLLVSLISAIVLPLGTVAMLLSFIWVPLAKPLAWIAMQLNQLTFVSVEWMNSLPGFVLIWATPPLLWIAAYYAVLYTLLYLLHRGNGEQQETAFVEEETAPLVRGQPSVSMTNMGIRSSVSTVVAQDQGKNRVDGKESSLTTLGASIAWPEYTSAFTARGAGYYAHQRMSKVQRRLCGLLAISFVAGLWWAYQTPKPAGTGIVQFLDIGQGDSTLITTPEGKHILVDGGGTVSFGNTEQSWKTRRDPYEVGAKVVVPLLKKRGIHQLDAVIVTHADQDHAGGLQAVLEQIPVKRFMFNGTTSGKDNFDKLLNTAMERKIPLYAIRQGMSYKVDKETSLHFIAPDLAHMDVNVSGSLPVSEHQNHDSVVFLLEMAGASMLFTGDMDAAAEQDLLYMIQDGSLAAQFEQKGADIGVTEGVVQRVLTRPLQGNLNDASASVSIDVLKVAHHGSKTSSTEAWLQYWNARTAVISAGVNNTYGHPNPGVMERLEAAGSDIYRTDQMGEVQMRVKDGEIAIRYKLVGVE from the coding sequence GAATAGCATGCGCGTTAACAGGCTGGACATTAATCTGGGGGTTAATTGGAGCTCTGGCATGTCTGCCACTTTTACTTCGTTTTATAGATGTGCGTGGATGGTCTGTTTTATTTTTACTCGCTGCCTTTATTGGAGGCGCTGCACATTGGGAGTGGAATGACTCACGCAATCATAGCAGTCTGCCGGAGACCCTGCATATCGCAGCTTATGAGTTGGACGGATGGTCAGCTGAAATTCAGGGTGAGCTGGTGTCAGATGTACGCATTGATGGAGATCGGGCTGACTTTAAGATTCAGATGTCTGCAATATTGCCCTTATCGGATTCATCAGCAGATACAGATCTGGCAGCATCATCTGCATTCAACATAGATGAACAATTGATGGTACAAGTCAGACTGTTGGAGGAAGAAGAACAACAGGCAGCAGCGGGATGGAATAGGGGCGATTTGATTACGCTTAATGGTTCTTTTGTCCTTCCTGGTGAAGCCAGGAACTTTGGCGGGTTTGATTATCGCAGTTACTTGCGCACCCTGCATATCCACTGGTTGTTCAAAGTGAAGGGAGCCAGTTCGGTCACAGTAGTTGCTCCTGAGGGACTTGGACAATATAACGTACTACGGTGGACGGATTGGACTAGGCATAAGTTGGGCTTGGCGGTTGAGCAGTTATTTCCAGAGCCTCATGCAGGATATATGAAGGGTCTTATTATCGGGATGGCTACTGATATCGATCCAGGTACCTATGGTCAGTTTTCACAACTCGGTCTAACGCATATCCTGGCAATCTCCGGAACCCATGTCGCTGTATATGTTGCTTCGTTGCTTCTCATTCTATCTTGGCTAAGGCTTACCAGAGAGACGGCACTCACAATTGTTCTGATCCTGGTGCCAGCTTATGTGCTGTTATCCGGAGGTTCACCTTCGGTGATTCGGGCAGGAATTATGTCCATGATTGGGTTGTACATGGCACGCCGTGGCCTCGCCAGAGACGGTCTTCAGATGATCAGTGCAGCAGCATTGCTGATGATGTGGTGGGACCCGTACTTTTTGCTAAGCGTGAGCTTCCAGTTATCCTTTCTCGTTACCGCAGGTCTGATGATATACATGCCATTGATTAACCGGCTGTTCAGCAGCTGGCCGAAGTCTCTGGCTGCAACGGCATCCGTTACCGTGACCGCTCAGCTGATTTCGTTCCCAGTAACCATTTTGTATTTCAACCAGTTCTCACTACTTTCATTTGTAGCCAACTTTCTGTTGGTTTCTTTGATCAGTGCTATTGTATTACCTCTGGGGACGGTCGCCATGTTATTGTCATTCATATGGGTTCCCTTGGCGAAACCTCTCGCATGGATTGCGATGCAATTGAATCAACTGACATTTGTAAGCGTGGAGTGGATGAACAGTCTGCCAGGTTTTGTGTTGATCTGGGCAACACCGCCCTTGTTATGGATTGCCGCATATTATGCTGTGTTGTATACCTTACTCTACCTGTTGCATCGTGGCAATGGTGAGCAGCAAGAAACAGCGTTTGTTGAGGAAGAGACGGCTCCTCTTGTGAGGGGACAACCTTCAGTTTCAATGACGAATATGGGCATTCGCTCTTCAGTGTCTACGGTGGTGGCACAGGATCAAGGTAAGAACCGTGTAGATGGAAAAGAATCTTCATTAACGACATTAGGAGCCAGTATTGCCTGGCCGGAATATACAAGTGCATTTACCGCACGAGGTGCAGGTTATTATGCGCATCAACGAATGAGTAAAGTTCAGCGCAGGTTGTGCGGCTTGCTCGCAATCAGCTTTGTTGCTGGATTGTGGTGGGCATATCAGACTCCCAAGCCTGCTGGAACCGGCATCGTGCAGTTTTTGGATATTGGACAAGGGGACAGCACATTGATTACAACCCCGGAAGGCAAACACATTCTGGTGGATGGCGGGGGAACGGTTAGTTTTGGGAACACCGAACAATCTTGGAAAACAAGACGTGATCCGTATGAGGTGGGAGCTAAGGTGGTTGTTCCTCTATTGAAAAAAAGAGGCATCCATCAACTGGATGCTGTCATTGTCACGCATGCTGACCAAGATCATGCCGGAGGACTACAGGCTGTGCTGGAACAGATTCCAGTTAAACGTTTCATGTTTAATGGCACGACCAGCGGTAAGGATAACTTTGATAAGCTGCTGAATACAGCCATGGAACGGAAGATTCCTCTGTACGCCATTCGGCAGGGCATGTCCTATAAGGTTGATAAGGAGACAAGTTTACATTTTATAGCTCCAGATCTGGCACATATGGATGTAAATGTATCGGGCAGTTTGCCTGTGTCTGAACACCAGAATCATGATTCGGTTGTCTTTCTGCTGGAAATGGCCGGAGCTTCCATGTTGTTCACCGGGGATATGGATGCTGCGGCCGAGCAGGACCTGCTCTATATGATTCAAGATGGCTCATTGGCTGCTCAGTTTGAACAGAAAGGTGCAGATATTGGAGTTACAGAGGGAGTTGTACAAAGGGTACTTACACGCCCGTTGCAAGGTAATTTAAATGATGCTTCAGCATCTGTATCCATTGACGTTCTAAAGGTCGCTCATCATGGGAGTAAAACGTCGTCAACCGAAGCCTGGCTCCAATACTGGAATGCCAGAACCGCCGTGATATCTGCAGGAGTTAACAATACATATGGGCATCCCAATCCGGGAGTGATGGAACGTCTGGAAGCTGCGGGGTCAGATATTTATCGGACAGATCAGATGGGCGAGGTTCAGATGAGGGTGAAAGATGGGGAGATTGCTATCCGGTACAAGTTGGTCGGGGTTGAGTGA
- a CDS encoding copper amine oxidase N-terminal domain-containing protein: MKWIRKAIALWIGFLVIGLIAGQSSALASSGSGNSITSVLDRNDYLLDDGTLWSKGIISGVWTQNRKLIGISKSDNHFIFGWTADGQVIRWDKDNAHKPVTKQFNGVIKVYGHGWVQLQDGNLYNFDDQAKVLESIIDADSYRDSSGRDSSYTALSSSGDIYYDKYNKIRKAGNVPDGKAIATNGVYAAVLKNDGSVVIVSMLYEDDYITVANNVQSLIWWGSTHKLLTVKQDGTVWSYDRTAKYKGEQLPGLSNVSRMVYAPNLDELYAQLQDGSWATYDNGKLAPLSAPALNQVTLAASSKDANIGDTITLTVQENYSNGFKNKRAPLPEEIIVEQPQVAQIQAGAILKVTGMGTTKVTLKIGDLASSLQLNVDSEQKLSGATLLDGNVYLPVQSVFKTLGATIDVKGSSFEIQFGDDSITLQKGSAVARLNNKELKLKGKVQTIGGQTVFPADLLRRAAGIQVQWDAELKQAKVLVGNSSIVVESKDTLALIKKKELGNLARFIGKSYWINSDTSLGQRFSKVTISDIKNEKIKYGDRSYSIIFRNAKGKTVSAYAGGTPSSVTEMLADSNQFFSSDPYKKYNWSKSTWNKIIGGEVALGMNITQVRLAWGDPSNITYETSSKGKIEVWVYGSSAGIRALGFLNGKLMAIY, from the coding sequence GTGAAATGGATTAGAAAAGCGATAGCCCTATGGATTGGATTTTTAGTTATCGGTTTGATCGCAGGACAGTCCTCCGCTTTGGCATCATCTGGATCGGGTAACTCCATCACTTCAGTTCTTGACCGGAATGACTATTTGCTGGACGATGGTACACTTTGGTCTAAAGGGATCATAAGTGGAGTATGGACACAAAATAGAAAACTGATTGGTATTTCAAAATCTGACAACCATTTCATCTTTGGGTGGACTGCCGATGGCCAAGTGATTCGGTGGGATAAGGACAATGCGCATAAACCAGTAACGAAACAATTCAATGGTGTGATTAAGGTATATGGCCATGGATGGGTTCAGCTTCAGGATGGAAACCTTTATAATTTTGATGATCAGGCTAAGGTTTTGGAATCGATTATCGATGCGGATTCTTATCGGGATAGTTCTGGGAGAGATTCTTCTTATACTGCATTATCTTCATCAGGAGATATATATTATGACAAATACAACAAAATACGTAAAGCTGGAAATGTACCTGATGGTAAAGCAATTGCAACAAATGGTGTTTACGCAGCTGTGCTGAAAAATGATGGCTCGGTAGTGATCGTAAGTATGCTATATGAGGATGACTACATCACGGTTGCAAATAATGTGCAATCTTTGATTTGGTGGGGGAGTACGCATAAACTGCTCACGGTGAAACAGGATGGAACCGTCTGGAGCTACGATCGAACTGCCAAATATAAGGGTGAGCAACTGCCGGGTTTAAGTAACGTATCGCGGATGGTGTATGCGCCTAATCTGGATGAACTATATGCACAGTTACAGGATGGATCATGGGCTACATATGATAATGGAAAGTTAGCTCCTCTATCAGCTCCTGCGTTAAATCAAGTGACACTTGCGGCATCTTCCAAGGACGCTAATATTGGGGATACGATTACCCTTACCGTTCAGGAGAATTATAGTAATGGATTCAAAAACAAACGTGCGCCATTGCCTGAAGAAATTATAGTGGAGCAGCCCCAAGTTGCACAGATTCAGGCAGGAGCCATACTAAAGGTTACGGGCATGGGAACAACCAAAGTGACTTTGAAGATAGGAGATTTGGCTTCAAGTCTTCAACTGAACGTTGATTCAGAGCAAAAGTTATCAGGCGCCACATTGCTGGATGGAAATGTATACTTGCCAGTACAGTCGGTGTTCAAAACATTGGGAGCCACAATTGATGTGAAGGGCTCATCTTTTGAGATTCAATTTGGAGATGACAGTATTACTTTGCAAAAGGGAAGTGCTGTTGCGCGATTAAACAACAAAGAGCTGAAATTGAAAGGGAAAGTACAAACCATTGGAGGACAAACTGTATTTCCAGCAGACTTGTTAAGACGGGCTGCGGGTATTCAGGTTCAATGGGATGCTGAGCTAAAACAGGCCAAGGTGCTGGTTGGAAATTCTTCTATTGTGGTGGAATCGAAGGATACACTTGCACTGATTAAGAAAAAAGAGTTGGGGAATCTTGCTCGCTTCATTGGCAAGTCCTACTGGATCAACAGTGATACGAGTTTAGGGCAACGATTCAGTAAAGTGACCATATCAGATATCAAAAATGAGAAGATTAAATACGGTGATCGAAGTTACTCTATTATCTTCCGTAATGCAAAAGGAAAAACCGTTTCCGCTTACGCAGGAGGTACACCTTCCAGTGTGACGGAGATGCTTGCCGATTCCAACCAATTCTTCTCTTCTGATCCGTATAAGAAATACAATTGGTCCAAGTCCACTTGGAATAAAATCATTGGTGGAGAGGTAGCTCTAGGAATGAACATAACTCAGGTGCGCCTTGCATGGGGAGATCCATCGAACATTACGTATGAAACGAGTTCAAAAGGCAAAATCGAAGTTTGGGTGTATGGCAGCTCAGCAGGCATAAGAGCTTTAGGGTTTCTCAATGGCAAACTGATGGCGATTTACTGA